The Listeria welshimeri serovar 6b str. SLCC5334 genome has a window encoding:
- the recQ gene encoding DNA helicase RecQ → MIEQARAILQQNFGYQDFRDGQVDVISKLCAGEDTLAIMPTGGGKSLCYQIPALLFDGLTIVVSPLISLMKDQVDALVSEGIAATFINSTLTNREIDIRLDAAFSGELKMLYIAPERIETPGFQRLIEQVPISLFAIDEAHCISQWGHDFRPSYLTLCNSLDKMTRRPLVIALTATATQAVSDDICRLLKIKPNSVVKTGFSRDNLAFQVVKGQDKDKYLIDYLMKNATESGIIYASTRKEVERIHSFLLKKGVESGMYHGGMTDLARKDWQEKFLYDDIRVIVATNAFGMGINKSNVRFVIHYNIPRNIEAYYQEAGRAGRDGVPSDCILLFSPQDSRIQQFLIEQSEMDDERKQNEFAKLRQMTGYGYTEICLQKYIVQYFGDDEENCGKCSNCLDTREVTDVTILAQQVFSCVKRMGERFGKVLIAKVLTGSADQKVKDWRFDELSTYGLMREVSQKDVLQLIDYLTAEKYLQPTDSQFPSLKLTDRAVSVLRGELKVERKQAKRAEKVKIDVNSELFEKLREVRRELAAKHKVPPYIIFSDETLREMCAYMPQTEEALLEVKGIGAMKRDKYGAEFLVVLQQEASK, encoded by the coding sequence ATGATAGAACAAGCAAGAGCTATTTTACAGCAAAATTTTGGTTATCAAGACTTTCGAGATGGGCAAGTAGATGTTATTTCAAAACTTTGCGCGGGTGAAGATACGTTAGCAATCATGCCTACTGGCGGTGGGAAGTCCCTTTGTTACCAAATTCCAGCACTTCTTTTTGACGGTTTAACCATTGTCGTTTCTCCGCTAATTTCACTGATGAAGGATCAAGTAGATGCATTAGTCTCCGAAGGGATTGCAGCTACTTTTATTAATAGTACGCTTACTAATAGAGAAATAGATATCCGCTTAGATGCCGCGTTTTCTGGAGAACTAAAGATGCTTTATATTGCGCCTGAACGTATTGAAACACCAGGGTTCCAGCGTCTAATCGAGCAGGTACCTATATCATTATTTGCGATTGATGAAGCGCATTGTATTTCGCAGTGGGGTCATGACTTTAGACCAAGTTACCTAACACTATGCAATAGTTTGGACAAAATGACTAGGCGGCCGCTTGTTATCGCGCTTACTGCTACAGCAACACAAGCTGTTTCAGATGATATTTGCCGATTATTAAAAATAAAACCAAATTCCGTTGTCAAAACTGGATTTTCTCGAGATAATTTAGCATTTCAAGTAGTAAAAGGACAAGATAAAGATAAGTATTTAATTGATTATTTAATGAAAAATGCGACAGAATCAGGAATTATTTATGCCTCTACAAGAAAAGAAGTGGAGCGAATACACAGTTTTTTGCTTAAAAAAGGCGTTGAATCTGGGATGTACCATGGTGGCATGACCGATTTAGCGCGAAAAGATTGGCAGGAGAAGTTTCTGTATGATGATATTCGTGTAATTGTGGCGACAAATGCTTTTGGGATGGGAATTAACAAATCCAATGTGCGCTTTGTTATTCATTATAATATTCCACGCAATATCGAAGCTTATTATCAAGAAGCTGGCCGTGCGGGACGGGACGGGGTTCCAAGTGATTGTATTTTGTTGTTTTCCCCGCAAGATAGCCGCATCCAACAGTTTTTAATTGAACAATCCGAAATGGATGATGAACGTAAACAAAATGAATTTGCTAAGCTGCGCCAAATGACGGGCTATGGCTATACCGAAATCTGTTTGCAGAAGTACATCGTTCAGTATTTTGGAGATGACGAGGAAAACTGTGGTAAGTGTAGCAATTGCTTAGATACGAGGGAAGTCACGGATGTTACGATTTTAGCGCAACAAGTTTTTTCTTGTGTTAAAAGAATGGGAGAGCGTTTCGGGAAAGTGCTAATTGCCAAGGTGTTGACAGGTTCTGCTGATCAAAAAGTAAAAGATTGGCGATTTGATGAACTAAGCACCTATGGCTTGATGAGAGAGGTATCCCAAAAAGATGTGTTACAATTAATCGATTACCTCACCGCAGAAAAATATTTGCAACCAACCGATAGCCAATTCCCTTCATTAAAACTTACCGACAGAGCAGTATCTGTTTTAAGAGGCGAGCTAAAAGTGGAACGGAAACAAGCGAAACGTGCTGAAAAAGTTAAAATAGATGTAAACAGTGAACTTTTTGAGAAATTACGGGAAGTCCGTCGAGAATTAGCGGCGAAACACAAAGTGCCGCCATATATCATTTTTTCGGATGAAACTTTACGTGAAATGTGCGCCTACATGCCACAAACAGAAGAGGCGCTACTAGAAGTCAAAGGAATAGGCGCTATGAAACGCGATAAATATGGCGCTGAATTTTTAGTTGTGTTGCAACAAGAGGCATCAAAATAA